In Canis lupus dingo isolate Sandy chromosome 12, ASM325472v2, whole genome shotgun sequence, the following proteins share a genomic window:
- the BAG6 gene encoding large proline-rich protein BAG6 isoform X16 — protein MEPTDSTSTTSSMEEPDSLEVLVKTLDSQTRTFIVGAQMNVKEFKEHIAASVSIPSEKQRLIYQGRVLQDDKKLQEYNVGGKVIHLVERAPPQTPLPSGASSGIGSASATHGGGPPPGTRGPGASVHDRNANSYVMVGTFNLPSEPRVRLVMAQHMIRDIQTLLSRMECRGGPQAQHSQPPPQTPAVASEPVALSSQTSEAVESEVPPREPMEAEEVEERASAQSPELTPSGPAPVGPAPAPETNAPNHPSPAEYVEVLQELQRLESRLQPFLQRYYEVLGTAATTDYNNNQEGREEDQRLINLVGESLRLLGNTFVALSDLRCNLACAPPRHLHVVRPMSHYTTPMVLQQAAIPIQINVGTTVTMTGNGTRPPPTANAEAAPPGPGQASSLAPTSTTVESSTEGAPPPGPAPPPTTSHPRVIRISHQSVEPVVMMHMNIQDSGTQPGGVPSAPTGPLGPPGHGQTLGQQVPGFPTAPTRVVIARPTPPQARPSHPGGPPVSGTLQGSGLGTNASLAQMVSGLVGQLLMQPVLVAQGTPGMAPPPAPATASASAGTTNTATTAGPAPGGPAQPPPPQPSAADLQFSQLLGNLLGPAGPGAGGPGMASPTITVAMPGVPAFLQGMTDFLQAAQTAPPPPPPPPPPPPAPEQQTVPPPGSPSGGTGSPGGLGLESLSPEFFTSVVQGVLNSLLGSLGARAGSSESIAAFIQRLSGSSNIFEPGADGALGFFGALLSLLCQNFSMVDVVMLLHGHFQPLQRLQPQLRSFFHQHYLGGQEPTPGNIRTATHTLITGLEEYVRESFSLVQVQPGVDIIRTNLEFLQEQFNSIAAHVLHCTDSGFGARLLELCNQGLFECLALNLHCLGGQQMELAAVINGRIRRMSRGVNPSLVSWLTTMMGLRLQVVLEHMPVGPDAILRYVRRVGDPPQPLPEEPMEVQGSERTSPEPQRENASPAPGTTAEEAMSRGPPPAPEGGGGGSREEQDGAAAETEPWAAAVPPEWVPIIQQDIQSQRKVKPQPPLSDAYLSGMPAKRRKTMQGEGPQLLLSEAVSRAAKAAGARPLTSPESLSRDLEAPEVQESYRQQLRADIQKRLQEDPNYSPQRFPNAHRAFTDDP, from the exons ATGGAGCCCACTGATAGTACCAGTACCACTTCCAGTATGGAGGAGCCTGACAGCCTGGAGGTGCTGGTGAAGACCTTGGACTCTCAGACTCGGACATTTATTGTGGGGGCCCAG ATGAATGTAAAGGAGTTTAAAGAGCACATTGCTGCCTCTGTTAGTATTCCCTCTGAGAAACAACGGCTCATTTATCAGGGACGAGTTCTGCAGGATGATAAGAAGCTCCAGGAATACA ATGTTGGGGGAAAGGTTATTCACCTGGTGGAACGGGCTCCTCCTCAGACTCCGCTCCCTTCTGGGGCATCTTCTGGGATAGGATCTGCCTCAGCCACCCATGGTGGAGGACCCCCGCCTGGTACTCGGGGGCCTGGGGCCTCTGTTCATGACCGGAATGCCAACAGCTATGTCATGGTTGGAACCTTTAACCTTCCT AGTGAGCCCCGAGTACGGCTGGTGATGGCTCAACACATGATCAGGGATATACAAACCTTACTATCCCGGATGGAG TGTCGAGGGGGACCCCAAGCACAGCATAGTCAGCCGCCCCCCCAGACACCAGCTGTGGCCTCGGAGCCGGTAGCCTTGAGCTCTCAAACATCAGAAGCAGTTGAGAGTGAAGTGCCTCCTCGGGAGCCTATGGAGGCAGAAGAAGTGGAGGAGCGTGCCTCAGCCCAGAGCCCGGAACTCACCCCTTCTGGCCCAGCCCCAGTGggcccagcacctgccccagAGACAAATGCACCCAA TCATCCTTCCCCTGCGGAGTATGTCGAAGTGCTTCAGGAGCTACAGCGGCTtgagagccgccttcagcccttcTTGCAGCGCTACTACGAGGTTCTGGGTACTGCTGCCACCACGGACTACAACAATAAC CAGGAGGGCCGAGAAGAGGACCAGCGCTTGATCAACTTAGTGGGGGAGAGCCTGCGGCTGCTGGGTAACACTTTCGTGGCGCTGTCTGACCTGCGCTGCAATCTGGCCTGTGCGCCCCCACGACACCTGCATGTGGTCCGGCCCATGTCTCACTACACTACCCCCATGGTGCTTCAGCAAGCAGCCATTCCCATCCAG ATCAATGTGGGAACCACTGTGACCATGACGGGGAATGGGACTCGGCCCCCCCCAACTGCCAATGCGGAGGCAGCTCCCCCTGGTCCTGGGCAGGCCTCGTCCCTGGCTCCCACTTCTACCACTGTCGAGTCTTCAACCGAGGGGGCTCCCCCGCCAGGGCCAGCTCCCCCCCCAACCACCAGTCACCCGAGGGTCATCCGAATTTCCCACCAGAGCGTGGAACCCGTGGTCATGATGCACATGAATATCCAAG aTTCCGGCACACAGCCTGGTGGAGTTCCGAGTGCTCCCACTGGCCCCCTAGGACCCCCTGGTCATGGCCAGACCCTGG GACAGCAGGTGCCAGGCTTCCCTACGGCTCCGACCCGGGTGGTGATTGCCCGGCCCACCCCTCCACAGGCTCGGCCTTCCCATCCTGGGGGGCCCCCCGTCTCGGGTACTCTA CAGGGCTCCGGGCTAGGTACCAATGCTTCTCTGGCCCAGATGGTGAGCGGCCTTGTGGGGCAGCTCCTGATGCAGCCTGTTCTGGTGG CTCAGGGGACCCCAGGAATGGctccacctccagcccctgccaCTGCTTCAGCTAGTGCCGGCACTACCAACACCGCTACCACAGCTGGCCCTGCTCCCGGGGGGcctgcccagcctcctccccctcAGCCCTCGGCCGCCGACCTGCAGTTCTCTCAGCTCCTGGGGAACTTGCTGGGgccagcagggcctggggccGGCGGGCCTGGCATGGCTTCTCCCACCATCACCGTGGCCATGCCCGGCGTCCCCGCCTTTCTACAGGGCATGACTGACTTTCTGCAG GCAGCACAGacagcccctccacccccgccgccgccgccgcccccgcccccagcaccgGAGCAGCAGACTGTGCCCCCACCAGGGTCCCCTTCTGGTGGCACAGGGAGTCCTGGAGGCCTGGGTCTTGAGAGCCTTTCACCGGAGTTTTTTACATCTGTGGTGCAGGGTGTGCTGAActccctgctgggctccctgggggcgCGGGCCGGCAGCAGTGAGAGCATCGCTGCTTTCATCCAGCGCCTCAGCGGATCCAGTAACATCTTCGAGCCTGGGGCAGATGGGGCCCTCG GATTCTTCGGGGCCCTGCTTTCTCTTTTGTGCCAGAACTTTTCCATGGTAGACGTGGTGATGCTTCTTCACGGCCATTTCCAGCCACTGCAGCGGCTCCAGCCCCAGCTGCGGTCCTTTTTCCACCAGCACTACCTGGGTGGCCAAGAGCCCACACCCGGTAACATACGG ACGGCGACCCACACATTGATCACGGGGCTGGAAGAATACGTGCGGGAGAGTTTC TCTTTGGTGCAGGTTCAGCCTGGTGTGGACATCATCCGGACCAACCTGGAGTTTCTCCAGGAGCAGTTCAACAGCATTGCTGCTCATGTGCTGCACTGCACAG ATAGTGGATTTGGGGCCCGTTTGTTGGAGTTGTGTAACCAGGGCCTGTTTGAGTGCCTGGCCCTCAACCTGCACTGCTTGGGGGGCCAGCAGATGGAACTCGCTGCTGTCATCAATGGCCGGATA CGTCGCATGTCTCGTGGGGTGAACCCGTCCCTGGTGAGCTGGCTGACCACTATGATGGGGCTGAGGCTTCAGGTGGTTCTGGAGCACATGCCTGTGGGCCCCGATGCCATCCTCAGATACGTCCGCAGGGTTGGCGACCCACCCCAG CCACTTCCTGAGGAGCCGATGGAAGTTCAGGGATCAGAGAGGACTTCTCCTGAGCCTCAG CGGGAGAATGCCTCCCCGGCCCCAGGAACAACGGCAGAAGAGGCCATGTCTCGAGGGCCTCCTCCTGCACctgagggcggcggcggcggctcccgtGAAGAGCAGGACGGAGCTGCAGCCGAGACTGAGCCTTGGGCAGCTGCCGTCCCCCCA GAGTGGGTCCCGATTATCCAGCAGGACATTCAGAGCCAGCGGAAAGTGAAGCCGCAGCCCCCCTTGAGCGATGCCTACCTCAGTGGTATGCCTGCCAAGAGACGCAAG ACGATGCAGGGTGAGGGCCCCCAGCTGCTTCTCTCAGAGGCCGTGAGCCGGGCAGCTAAGGCAGCCGGAGCTCGGCCCCTGACGAGCCCCGAGAGCCTGAGCCGGGACCTGGAGGCACCAGAGGTTCAGGAGAGCTACAGGCAGCAG ctccgGGCTGATATACAGAAGCGACTGCAGGAAGACCCCAACTACAGCCCCCAGCGCTTCCCTAATGCCCACCGGGCCTTCACTGATGATCCCTAG
- the BAG6 gene encoding large proline-rich protein BAG6 isoform X2, which produces MEPTDSTSTTSSMEEPDSLEVLVKTLDSQTRTFIVGAQMNVKEFKEHIAASVSIPSEKQRLIYQGRVLQDDKKLQEYNVGGKVIHLVERAPPQTPLPSGASSGIGSASATHGGGPPPGTRGPGASVHDRNANSYVMVGTFNLPSDGSAVDVHINMEQAPIQSEPRVRLVMAQHMIRDIQTLLSRMESPLPLVSRISPLQCRGGPQAQHSQPPPQTPAVASEPVALSSQTSEAVESEVPPREPMEAEEVEERASAQSPELTPSGPAPVGPAPAPETNAPNHPSPAEYVEVLQELQRLESRLQPFLQRYYEVLGTAATTDYNNNQEGREEDQRLINLVGESLRLLGNTFVALSDLRCNLACAPPRHLHVVRPMSHYTTPMVLQQAAIPIQINVGTTVTMTGNGTRPPPTANAEAAPPGPGQASSLAPTSTTVESSTEGAPPPGPAPPPTTSHPRVIRISHQSVEPVVMMHMNIQDSGTQPGGVPSAPTGPLGPPGHGQTLGSTLIQLPSLPPEFMHAVAHQITHQAMVAAVASAAAGQQVPGFPTAPTRVVIARPTPPQARPSHPGGPPVSGTLQGSGLGTNASLAQMVSGLVGQLLMQPVLVAQGTPGMAPPPAPATASASAGTTNTATTAGPAPGGPAQPPPPQPSAADLQFSQLLGNLLGPAGPGAGGPGMASPTITVAMPGVPAFLQGMTDFLQAAQTAPPPPPPPPPPPPAPEQQTVPPPGSPSGGTGSPGGLGLESLSPEFFTSVVQGVLNSLLGSLGARAGSSESIAAFIQRLSGSSNIFEPGADGALGFFGALLSLLCQNFSMVDVVMLLHGHFQPLQRLQPQLRSFFHQHYLGGQEPTPGNIRTATHTLITGLEEYVRESFSLVQVQPGVDIIRTNLEFLQEQFNSIAAHVLHCTDSGFGARLLELCNQGLFECLALNLHCLGGQQMELAAVINGRIRRMSRGVNPSLVSWLTTMMGLRLQVVLEHMPVGPDAILRYVRRVGDPPQPLPEEPMEVQGSERTSPEPQRENASPAPGTTAEEAMSRGPPPAPEGGGGGSREEQDGAAAETEPWAAAVPPEWVPIIQQDIQSQRKVKPQPPLSDAYLSGMPAKRRKTMQGEGPQLLLSEAVSRAAKAAGARPLTSPESLSRDLEAPEVQESYRQQLRADIQKRLQEDPNYSPQRFPNAHRAFTDDP; this is translated from the exons ATGGAGCCCACTGATAGTACCAGTACCACTTCCAGTATGGAGGAGCCTGACAGCCTGGAGGTGCTGGTGAAGACCTTGGACTCTCAGACTCGGACATTTATTGTGGGGGCCCAG ATGAATGTAAAGGAGTTTAAAGAGCACATTGCTGCCTCTGTTAGTATTCCCTCTGAGAAACAACGGCTCATTTATCAGGGACGAGTTCTGCAGGATGATAAGAAGCTCCAGGAATACA ATGTTGGGGGAAAGGTTATTCACCTGGTGGAACGGGCTCCTCCTCAGACTCCGCTCCCTTCTGGGGCATCTTCTGGGATAGGATCTGCCTCAGCCACCCATGGTGGAGGACCCCCGCCTGGTACTCGGGGGCCTGGGGCCTCTGTTCATGACCGGAATGCCAACAGCTATGTCATGGTTGGAACCTTTAACCTTCCT AGTGACGGCTCTGCTGTGGATGTTCACATCAACATGGAACAGGCCCCGATTCAG AGTGAGCCCCGAGTACGGCTGGTGATGGCTCAACACATGATCAGGGATATACAAACCTTACTATCCCGGATGGAG TCTCCTCTTCCTCTGGTATCCCGAATCTCTCCACTTCAGTGTCGAGGGGGACCCCAAGCACAGCATAGTCAGCCGCCCCCCCAGACACCAGCTGTGGCCTCGGAGCCGGTAGCCTTGAGCTCTCAAACATCAGAAGCAGTTGAGAGTGAAGTGCCTCCTCGGGAGCCTATGGAGGCAGAAGAAGTGGAGGAGCGTGCCTCAGCCCAGAGCCCGGAACTCACCCCTTCTGGCCCAGCCCCAGTGggcccagcacctgccccagAGACAAATGCACCCAA TCATCCTTCCCCTGCGGAGTATGTCGAAGTGCTTCAGGAGCTACAGCGGCTtgagagccgccttcagcccttcTTGCAGCGCTACTACGAGGTTCTGGGTACTGCTGCCACCACGGACTACAACAATAAC CAGGAGGGCCGAGAAGAGGACCAGCGCTTGATCAACTTAGTGGGGGAGAGCCTGCGGCTGCTGGGTAACACTTTCGTGGCGCTGTCTGACCTGCGCTGCAATCTGGCCTGTGCGCCCCCACGACACCTGCATGTGGTCCGGCCCATGTCTCACTACACTACCCCCATGGTGCTTCAGCAAGCAGCCATTCCCATCCAG ATCAATGTGGGAACCACTGTGACCATGACGGGGAATGGGACTCGGCCCCCCCCAACTGCCAATGCGGAGGCAGCTCCCCCTGGTCCTGGGCAGGCCTCGTCCCTGGCTCCCACTTCTACCACTGTCGAGTCTTCAACCGAGGGGGCTCCCCCGCCAGGGCCAGCTCCCCCCCCAACCACCAGTCACCCGAGGGTCATCCGAATTTCCCACCAGAGCGTGGAACCCGTGGTCATGATGCACATGAATATCCAAG aTTCCGGCACACAGCCTGGTGGAGTTCCGAGTGCTCCCACTGGCCCCCTAGGACCCCCTGGTCATGGCCAGACCCTGG gctccaccctcatccagctgccctccctgccccctgagTTCATGCACGCCGTCGCCCACCAGATCACTCATCAGGCCATGGTGGCAGCTGTTGCCTCCGCGGCCGCAG GACAGCAGGTGCCAGGCTTCCCTACGGCTCCGACCCGGGTGGTGATTGCCCGGCCCACCCCTCCACAGGCTCGGCCTTCCCATCCTGGGGGGCCCCCCGTCTCGGGTACTCTA CAGGGCTCCGGGCTAGGTACCAATGCTTCTCTGGCCCAGATGGTGAGCGGCCTTGTGGGGCAGCTCCTGATGCAGCCTGTTCTGGTGG CTCAGGGGACCCCAGGAATGGctccacctccagcccctgccaCTGCTTCAGCTAGTGCCGGCACTACCAACACCGCTACCACAGCTGGCCCTGCTCCCGGGGGGcctgcccagcctcctccccctcAGCCCTCGGCCGCCGACCTGCAGTTCTCTCAGCTCCTGGGGAACTTGCTGGGgccagcagggcctggggccGGCGGGCCTGGCATGGCTTCTCCCACCATCACCGTGGCCATGCCCGGCGTCCCCGCCTTTCTACAGGGCATGACTGACTTTCTGCAG GCAGCACAGacagcccctccacccccgccgccgccgccgcccccgcccccagcaccgGAGCAGCAGACTGTGCCCCCACCAGGGTCCCCTTCTGGTGGCACAGGGAGTCCTGGAGGCCTGGGTCTTGAGAGCCTTTCACCGGAGTTTTTTACATCTGTGGTGCAGGGTGTGCTGAActccctgctgggctccctgggggcgCGGGCCGGCAGCAGTGAGAGCATCGCTGCTTTCATCCAGCGCCTCAGCGGATCCAGTAACATCTTCGAGCCTGGGGCAGATGGGGCCCTCG GATTCTTCGGGGCCCTGCTTTCTCTTTTGTGCCAGAACTTTTCCATGGTAGACGTGGTGATGCTTCTTCACGGCCATTTCCAGCCACTGCAGCGGCTCCAGCCCCAGCTGCGGTCCTTTTTCCACCAGCACTACCTGGGTGGCCAAGAGCCCACACCCGGTAACATACGG ACGGCGACCCACACATTGATCACGGGGCTGGAAGAATACGTGCGGGAGAGTTTC TCTTTGGTGCAGGTTCAGCCTGGTGTGGACATCATCCGGACCAACCTGGAGTTTCTCCAGGAGCAGTTCAACAGCATTGCTGCTCATGTGCTGCACTGCACAG ATAGTGGATTTGGGGCCCGTTTGTTGGAGTTGTGTAACCAGGGCCTGTTTGAGTGCCTGGCCCTCAACCTGCACTGCTTGGGGGGCCAGCAGATGGAACTCGCTGCTGTCATCAATGGCCGGATA CGTCGCATGTCTCGTGGGGTGAACCCGTCCCTGGTGAGCTGGCTGACCACTATGATGGGGCTGAGGCTTCAGGTGGTTCTGGAGCACATGCCTGTGGGCCCCGATGCCATCCTCAGATACGTCCGCAGGGTTGGCGACCCACCCCAG CCACTTCCTGAGGAGCCGATGGAAGTTCAGGGATCAGAGAGGACTTCTCCTGAGCCTCAG CGGGAGAATGCCTCCCCGGCCCCAGGAACAACGGCAGAAGAGGCCATGTCTCGAGGGCCTCCTCCTGCACctgagggcggcggcggcggctcccgtGAAGAGCAGGACGGAGCTGCAGCCGAGACTGAGCCTTGGGCAGCTGCCGTCCCCCCA GAGTGGGTCCCGATTATCCAGCAGGACATTCAGAGCCAGCGGAAAGTGAAGCCGCAGCCCCCCTTGAGCGATGCCTACCTCAGTGGTATGCCTGCCAAGAGACGCAAG ACGATGCAGGGTGAGGGCCCCCAGCTGCTTCTCTCAGAGGCCGTGAGCCGGGCAGCTAAGGCAGCCGGAGCTCGGCCCCTGACGAGCCCCGAGAGCCTGAGCCGGGACCTGGAGGCACCAGAGGTTCAGGAGAGCTACAGGCAGCAG ctccgGGCTGATATACAGAAGCGACTGCAGGAAGACCCCAACTACAGCCCCCAGCGCTTCCCTAATGCCCACCGGGCCTTCACTGATGATCCCTAG
- the BAG6 gene encoding large proline-rich protein BAG6 isoform X4: protein MEPTDSTSTTSSMEEPDSLEVLVKTLDSQTRTFIVGAQMNVKEFKEHIAASVSIPSEKQRLIYQGRVLQDDKKLQEYNVGGKVIHLVERAPPQTPLPSGASSGIGSASATHGGGPPPGTRGPGASVHDRNANSYVMVGTFNLPSDGSAVDVHINMEQAPIQSEPRVRLVMAQHMIRDIQTLLSRMECRGGPQAQHSQPPPQTPAVASEPVALSSQTSEAVESEVPPREPMEAEEVEERASAQSPELTPSGPAPVGPAPAPETNAPNHPSPAEYVEVLQELQRLESRLQPFLQRYYEVLGTAATTDYNNNQEGREEDQRLINLVGESLRLLGNTFVALSDLRCNLACAPPRHLHVVRPMSHYTTPMVLQQAAIPIQINVGTTVTMTGNGTRPPPTANAEAAPPGPGQASSLAPTSTTVESSTEGAPPPGPAPPPTTSHPRVIRISHQSVEPVVMMHMNIQDSGTQPGGVPSAPTGPLGPPGHGQTLGSTLIQLPSLPPEFMHAVAHQITHQAMVAAVASAAAGQQVPGFPTAPTRVVIARPTPPQARPSHPGGPPVSGTLQGSGLGTNASLAQMVSGLVGQLLMQPVLVAQGTPGMAPPPAPATASASAGTTNTATTAGPAPGGPAQPPPPQPSAADLQFSQLLGNLLGPAGPGAGGPGMASPTITVAMPGVPAFLQGMTDFLQAAQTAPPPPPPPPPPPPAPEQQTVPPPGSPSGGTGSPGGLGLESLSPEFFTSVVQGVLNSLLGSLGARAGSSESIAAFIQRLSGSSNIFEPGADGALGFFGALLSLLCQNFSMVDVVMLLHGHFQPLQRLQPQLRSFFHQHYLGGQEPTPGNIRTATHTLITGLEEYVRESFSLVQVQPGVDIIRTNLEFLQEQFNSIAAHVLHCTDSGFGARLLELCNQGLFECLALNLHCLGGQQMELAAVINGRIRRMSRGVNPSLVSWLTTMMGLRLQVVLEHMPVGPDAILRYVRRVGDPPQPLPEEPMEVQGSERTSPEPQRENASPAPGTTAEEAMSRGPPPAPEGGGGGSREEQDGAAAETEPWAAAVPPEWVPIIQQDIQSQRKVKPQPPLSDAYLSGMPAKRRKTMQGEGPQLLLSEAVSRAAKAAGARPLTSPESLSRDLEAPEVQESYRQQLRADIQKRLQEDPNYSPQRFPNAHRAFTDDP, encoded by the exons ATGGAGCCCACTGATAGTACCAGTACCACTTCCAGTATGGAGGAGCCTGACAGCCTGGAGGTGCTGGTGAAGACCTTGGACTCTCAGACTCGGACATTTATTGTGGGGGCCCAG ATGAATGTAAAGGAGTTTAAAGAGCACATTGCTGCCTCTGTTAGTATTCCCTCTGAGAAACAACGGCTCATTTATCAGGGACGAGTTCTGCAGGATGATAAGAAGCTCCAGGAATACA ATGTTGGGGGAAAGGTTATTCACCTGGTGGAACGGGCTCCTCCTCAGACTCCGCTCCCTTCTGGGGCATCTTCTGGGATAGGATCTGCCTCAGCCACCCATGGTGGAGGACCCCCGCCTGGTACTCGGGGGCCTGGGGCCTCTGTTCATGACCGGAATGCCAACAGCTATGTCATGGTTGGAACCTTTAACCTTCCT AGTGACGGCTCTGCTGTGGATGTTCACATCAACATGGAACAGGCCCCGATTCAG AGTGAGCCCCGAGTACGGCTGGTGATGGCTCAACACATGATCAGGGATATACAAACCTTACTATCCCGGATGGAG TGTCGAGGGGGACCCCAAGCACAGCATAGTCAGCCGCCCCCCCAGACACCAGCTGTGGCCTCGGAGCCGGTAGCCTTGAGCTCTCAAACATCAGAAGCAGTTGAGAGTGAAGTGCCTCCTCGGGAGCCTATGGAGGCAGAAGAAGTGGAGGAGCGTGCCTCAGCCCAGAGCCCGGAACTCACCCCTTCTGGCCCAGCCCCAGTGggcccagcacctgccccagAGACAAATGCACCCAA TCATCCTTCCCCTGCGGAGTATGTCGAAGTGCTTCAGGAGCTACAGCGGCTtgagagccgccttcagcccttcTTGCAGCGCTACTACGAGGTTCTGGGTACTGCTGCCACCACGGACTACAACAATAAC CAGGAGGGCCGAGAAGAGGACCAGCGCTTGATCAACTTAGTGGGGGAGAGCCTGCGGCTGCTGGGTAACACTTTCGTGGCGCTGTCTGACCTGCGCTGCAATCTGGCCTGTGCGCCCCCACGACACCTGCATGTGGTCCGGCCCATGTCTCACTACACTACCCCCATGGTGCTTCAGCAAGCAGCCATTCCCATCCAG ATCAATGTGGGAACCACTGTGACCATGACGGGGAATGGGACTCGGCCCCCCCCAACTGCCAATGCGGAGGCAGCTCCCCCTGGTCCTGGGCAGGCCTCGTCCCTGGCTCCCACTTCTACCACTGTCGAGTCTTCAACCGAGGGGGCTCCCCCGCCAGGGCCAGCTCCCCCCCCAACCACCAGTCACCCGAGGGTCATCCGAATTTCCCACCAGAGCGTGGAACCCGTGGTCATGATGCACATGAATATCCAAG aTTCCGGCACACAGCCTGGTGGAGTTCCGAGTGCTCCCACTGGCCCCCTAGGACCCCCTGGTCATGGCCAGACCCTGG gctccaccctcatccagctgccctccctgccccctgagTTCATGCACGCCGTCGCCCACCAGATCACTCATCAGGCCATGGTGGCAGCTGTTGCCTCCGCGGCCGCAG GACAGCAGGTGCCAGGCTTCCCTACGGCTCCGACCCGGGTGGTGATTGCCCGGCCCACCCCTCCACAGGCTCGGCCTTCCCATCCTGGGGGGCCCCCCGTCTCGGGTACTCTA CAGGGCTCCGGGCTAGGTACCAATGCTTCTCTGGCCCAGATGGTGAGCGGCCTTGTGGGGCAGCTCCTGATGCAGCCTGTTCTGGTGG CTCAGGGGACCCCAGGAATGGctccacctccagcccctgccaCTGCTTCAGCTAGTGCCGGCACTACCAACACCGCTACCACAGCTGGCCCTGCTCCCGGGGGGcctgcccagcctcctccccctcAGCCCTCGGCCGCCGACCTGCAGTTCTCTCAGCTCCTGGGGAACTTGCTGGGgccagcagggcctggggccGGCGGGCCTGGCATGGCTTCTCCCACCATCACCGTGGCCATGCCCGGCGTCCCCGCCTTTCTACAGGGCATGACTGACTTTCTGCAG GCAGCACAGacagcccctccacccccgccgccgccgccgcccccgcccccagcaccgGAGCAGCAGACTGTGCCCCCACCAGGGTCCCCTTCTGGTGGCACAGGGAGTCCTGGAGGCCTGGGTCTTGAGAGCCTTTCACCGGAGTTTTTTACATCTGTGGTGCAGGGTGTGCTGAActccctgctgggctccctgggggcgCGGGCCGGCAGCAGTGAGAGCATCGCTGCTTTCATCCAGCGCCTCAGCGGATCCAGTAACATCTTCGAGCCTGGGGCAGATGGGGCCCTCG GATTCTTCGGGGCCCTGCTTTCTCTTTTGTGCCAGAACTTTTCCATGGTAGACGTGGTGATGCTTCTTCACGGCCATTTCCAGCCACTGCAGCGGCTCCAGCCCCAGCTGCGGTCCTTTTTCCACCAGCACTACCTGGGTGGCCAAGAGCCCACACCCGGTAACATACGG ACGGCGACCCACACATTGATCACGGGGCTGGAAGAATACGTGCGGGAGAGTTTC TCTTTGGTGCAGGTTCAGCCTGGTGTGGACATCATCCGGACCAACCTGGAGTTTCTCCAGGAGCAGTTCAACAGCATTGCTGCTCATGTGCTGCACTGCACAG ATAGTGGATTTGGGGCCCGTTTGTTGGAGTTGTGTAACCAGGGCCTGTTTGAGTGCCTGGCCCTCAACCTGCACTGCTTGGGGGGCCAGCAGATGGAACTCGCTGCTGTCATCAATGGCCGGATA CGTCGCATGTCTCGTGGGGTGAACCCGTCCCTGGTGAGCTGGCTGACCACTATGATGGGGCTGAGGCTTCAGGTGGTTCTGGAGCACATGCCTGTGGGCCCCGATGCCATCCTCAGATACGTCCGCAGGGTTGGCGACCCACCCCAG CCACTTCCTGAGGAGCCGATGGAAGTTCAGGGATCAGAGAGGACTTCTCCTGAGCCTCAG CGGGAGAATGCCTCCCCGGCCCCAGGAACAACGGCAGAAGAGGCCATGTCTCGAGGGCCTCCTCCTGCACctgagggcggcggcggcggctcccgtGAAGAGCAGGACGGAGCTGCAGCCGAGACTGAGCCTTGGGCAGCTGCCGTCCCCCCA GAGTGGGTCCCGATTATCCAGCAGGACATTCAGAGCCAGCGGAAAGTGAAGCCGCAGCCCCCCTTGAGCGATGCCTACCTCAGTGGTATGCCTGCCAAGAGACGCAAG ACGATGCAGGGTGAGGGCCCCCAGCTGCTTCTCTCAGAGGCCGTGAGCCGGGCAGCTAAGGCAGCCGGAGCTCGGCCCCTGACGAGCCCCGAGAGCCTGAGCCGGGACCTGGAGGCACCAGAGGTTCAGGAGAGCTACAGGCAGCAG ctccgGGCTGATATACAGAAGCGACTGCAGGAAGACCCCAACTACAGCCCCCAGCGCTTCCCTAATGCCCACCGGGCCTTCACTGATGATCCCTAG